A window of Drosophila nasuta strain 15112-1781.00 unplaced genomic scaffold, ASM2355853v1 ctg14_pilon, whole genome shotgun sequence contains these coding sequences:
- the LOC132797569 gene encoding uncharacterized protein LOC132797569, producing MGKHKSTFQYEVILNFMQANENLARGFAKGDRVAAEAKWSELAGALNAIGPPIKDVAGWKKVWCDWKANIRKKIAHNKAEVRATGGGPYCQQPLTAMEEDVAKLCGLFEMVIDRRRGG from the exons at GGGAAAACACAAATCAACATTTCAGTATGAagttattcttaattttatgcAGGCTAACGAAAATCTGGCGCGTGGATTTGCCAAAGGCGATCGTGTGGCTGCAGAAGCTAAATGGAGCGAGCTTGCCGGTGCATTGAACGCAATTGGGCCTCCAATTAAAGATGTTGCGGGATGGAAAAAG GTTTGGTGCGATTGGAAGGCCAATATTCGCAAGAAAATTGCCCATAATAAGGCAGAGGTCAGGGCTACAGGCGGGGGTCCTTACTGCCAGCAACCGCTGACAGCCATGGAGGAGGACGTGGCAAAGCTCTGCGGGCTTTTTGAGATGGTGATAGATAGAAGAAGAGGTGGCTAA